Part of the Bacteriovorax stolpii genome, AGCGTTTGGGGTCAGGTCACAGATTTTAGAGAAATTACCGAAAATTAAGTTTCCAACAGGGTCATGGACATCAAGCCTGAACCCTAAGTATATTAAGAATGAAGATGTGAAAATTGTAGAGGGAGTTAATGTAAATATTAATAGTATCATAAAAGATGACAATACAATCAAATTGAATTTAAATTTTTATCATTCTCAAGCTGTTAAAGTAAGGTTTAAATACAAAAACAAAGATATTGGGATTGATCGCACCGTGGAAGTGGATATGTTTATACATGCCCAAGAGCCATATTTAACTTTTAACTATGGGAATCGAGATATTAGAGGACTTGTACAGTTTTTTGATCATGATTTTGATTCAAGTGTAATCCAGCGTTACGAATGGGACTTTGGGGACAATTCACCAGTTGTTAATACATCAACACCTACAACTTTGCATAGATATTCATCTCCTGGAAATTATGAAGTAAGTGTTAAAATGTATAACTCCTCATCTGTAATGCTCTATGAAAAGAAATCGACAGCTTATGTGGAAGATCGGATTTATTTTTACACCGGAGGTTCAGATGATCTCTCGATTTACAATATCTATTATAACCCCACAAACTATATAGGATTTAAGTATGTATACATATTTGAAGGGGATGGTACTTGTTATGCTAATGATTTAGAATATCTACCTACTGGTAATGGTGTAAAACCGTGGATGGTATTCTATAATTGCTCAGTTGGTAATTTGTTCCCATAGTTTTTTTTGGAGCTAAAAAATGGAAAAAGTAAAGTATGACTTATTAAGAGCTATGATAATAATTGTCTTGGTAAGCGTTGTCGCTAGCGCTGTAGTCTCTTCTTCAAATAATCTTTTAAAGATTGTAGCAATGACAACATCTGTAACTTTTATTGTTATGCCAATTATTGTCGGTAGACTTTGGTTTTTTAACAAGAAAAGTAAAAATGGTGTTTACTTTTCCAAGAATGAGATAACTATTTTTGATGGAGATGAAGAATACCACTATCCTTGGGCAATGCTGCAGATTGAGTATAAAATTCTTATCCCTTTTTACTGTAAAAGGATTATATTCTCACTAGAGAAAGAGAAGCGACAAATATATAAATACGACATCTCGTTGTTTAATAGTAAGTCGTTCTACTTTTTAGTAAAAAAATATGCGCCTTCAACTCATTCTTTTCCAAAGAAAAATTAAAAGGAAGGGGGAGAGGAGAACTAATCCTCCCCACCCATATCATCATCTTTAGAATATAACAAAGGATCTCGAAATTTGGAAAAAATGATTGTTAGTGAGCTAAAGATGATGATCTTATCATTTGTTTGGGTAGTGATATTTAATTTATTTTTGATTTTTACTAAAACCCCTTTACCTTATATCTTACTAAGTGGAGGGGGGATGTTGATCATCCTACCTCTAATGGTCCTCTATTTTACTCGTAGAATAAACAATGAAGAGCATGGGGTATACTTCTCGGAGAACGATATTGTAATTATTTCTGATGATAAGTATTTTGCACCTTGGACTGAAGTTCAAGTGAAAGTTAGGAGTAATTACTTTAATCTTTATCAAGAAGTTTCTTTGTCTTGTGATGGATTCAAAAAAGATCATGTGATTCCTATTTTTTTTGCGACAAAGGGCTCGTTTAATTCTTTAGTTACAAAATATGCTCCAGCTGGGCATCCTTTATTACATACTTTAAAAAATAATGATTGATTTCATTTTTAGCAGAAGAGGAATTACTCATAAATTTTCTCTTTTGCTTGATTGTTACTCCCTCTCCAAATACAACTATCAATAAAAAAATGATGAATATTAATAAACACCGGAAACGCAATATAAAAAAAGATTGTCCCTAACCCCGTCACCGTCCCAAGCGAAATATCCAAATAATTCGGCACTGTTTCAAAAAACAAGAGCCCGGCCAGTACCAAAAGGAAAACCTGAATCAAATGATTCTTAAACGCCATCTTGTGATGCCCTTCAATCTTCGAAGCAAATAACAAATACTGAAGCGAATGAAAAAATGGAATAGCATAGAGTGAGTACTCCATCTGCCTCACAGGCGGAAGCCACCAAACAATAAAGGCCAGGTAAACAACAATC contains:
- a CDS encoding PKD domain-containing protein, whose amino-acid sequence is MKIVEGVNVNINSIIKDDNTIKLNLNFYHSQAVKVRFKYKNKDIGIDRTVEVDMFIHAQEPYLTFNYGNRDIRGLVQFFDHDFDSSVIQRYEWDFGDNSPVVNTSTPTTLHRYSSPGNYEVSVKMYNSSSVMLYEKKSTAYVEDRIYFYTGGSDDLSIYNIYYNPTNYIGFKYVYIFEGDGTCYANDLEYLPTGNGVKPWMVFYNCSVGNLFP